A region of Saccharomyces mikatae IFO 1815 strain IFO1815 genome assembly, chromosome: 12 DNA encodes the following proteins:
- the ECM38 gene encoding gamma-glutamyltransferase (similar to Saccharomyces cerevisiae ECM38 (YLR299W); ancestral locus Anc_6.96), translated as MLLRNIKVPSTSNTYPILRTLTLLILCTLTFGIPTEMVSFASQETLEKINHLLRGFANRDFEKSAAYFDYDSGSDKDHHNIDIDPLLRRPSLTPDSRLLKVGLHGAISSDLEICSNLTINEVLLKFPDSNAADAAVTQALCKGMVNFFNSGIGGGGYVVFSGKSDEDHLSIDFREKAPMGSHKFMFENCSLCSKIGGLAVGVPGELMGLYRLFKERGSGRVDWSDLIEPVAKLGITGWQIGEALGATLELYEDVFLTLKEDWSFVLNSTQDGVLKEGDWIKRPALSSMLMELAKNGTVAPFYDPDHWIAKSMVSTIEKYNGIMNLGDVESYDVHVTKPLSMKIRQGANFIPDNDMTVLTSSGSSSGAALLAALRIMDNFQNQEGGDYVEETTYHLLESMKWMASARSRLGDFQGDKLPKHIEEVLNPEWALRAVKTIRSNSQDGSFKTLENWTLYDPAYDINNPHGTAHFSIVDSHGNAVSLTTTVNLLFGSLVHDSKTGVIFNNEMDDFAQFNRSNSFELAPSIYNFPEPGKRPLSSTAPTIVLSELGIPDLVVGASGGSRITTSVLQAIVRTYWYNMPILETIAYPRIHHQLLPDHVEVESFSMVGKSALHTLKEMGYTMKEVFPKSVVNAIRNVRGEWHAVSDYWRKRGISSVY; from the coding sequence ATGCTACTTCGTAATATAAAAGTTCCTTCGACTTCAAATACCTATCCCATATTGCGTACACTCACTCTGCTAATACTATGTACGTTAACATTTGGAATTCCGACAGAAATGGTATCATTTGCCTCTCAAGAAACtctggaaaaaataaaccaTCTTCTTCGAGGCTTTGCTAATcgagattttgaaaaatctgcAGCATATTTTGACTATGACAGCGGTAGCGATAAGGACCACCataatattgatattgatcCTTTACTTCGACGCCCCAGTTTGACGCCTGATAGCCGACTCCTAAAAGTCGGCTTGCATGGCGCTATTAGCTCCGATTTGGAGATTTGTAGTAATTTAACTATAAATGAAGTCTTGTTGAAATTCCCCGACTCCAACGCTGCAGACGCAGCAGTAACACAAGCTCTTTGTAAAGGTATGgtaaactttttcaatagcgGTATTGGAGGCGGTGGTTATGTGGTGTTTTCTGGTAAAAGCGATGAAGATCATTTATCTATTGATTTTAGAGAAAAGGCACCCATGGGTTCGCATAAATTTATGTTTGAAAATTGTTCCTTATGTTCAAAGATAGGAGGACTTGCGGTTGGTGTTCCCGGAGAACTCATGGGTCTCTATCGGTTATTCAAAGAGAGGGGAAGCGGCCGAGTTGATTGGTCTGATTTAATCGAACCAGTGGCGAAATTAGGAATCACCGGTTGGCAAATAGGTGAAGCACTCGGTGCCACCTTAGAACTTTACGAAGATGTTTTCCTCACATTGAAAGAGGATTGGTCGTTTGTATTGAACTCAACCCAGGATGGTGTTTTGAAAGAAGGGGATTGGATCAAGAGACCAGCACTATCCAGTATGTTAATGGAACTAGCAAAAAATGGCACCGTTGCTCCATTCTATGACCCTGATCACTGGATTGCCAAATCGATGGTTAGCACcatagaaaaatacaatggAATAATGAACTTAGGAGACGTTGAATCTTATGATGTCCACGTTACCAAACCACTGTCCATGAAAATCAGGCAGGGTGCAAACTTCATTCCTGATAATGATATGACTGTATTGACAAGTAGCGGTTCAAGTTCTGGGGCTGCACTGCTCGCAGCATTAAGGATAATGGacaattttcaaaatcaagaagGAGGTGATTACGTGGAAGAAACTACCTACCATTTGCTCGAAAGCATGAAATGGATGGCAAGCGCGCGAAGTAGATTGGGCGACTTTCAAGGTGACAAATTGCCGAAGCATATCGAAGAGGTGTTGAATCCTGAATGGGCCTTGAGAGCGGTGAAAACTATTAGAAGCAACTCTCAAGATGGTAGCTTCAAAACATTAGAAAACTGGACGCTTTATGATCCAGCTTACGATATTAATAACCCTCATGGAACTGCACACTTTAGTATAGTGGATTCTCATGGTAATGCTGTCTCTTTGACAACGACAGTCAATCTGTTGTTCGGTTCCCTGGTACATGACTCAAAAACAGGGgtaattttcaataatgaaatgGATGATTTCGCTCAATTTAACAGATCTAACAGTTTTGAACTGGCTCCCTCCATATACAATTTCCCCGAACCTGGAAAAAGGCCTTTATCATCTACTGCACCAACCATCGTACTATCAGAACTGGGGATCCCAGACCTTGTGGTGGGTGCGTCGGGTGGTTCAAGAATCACTACGAGTGTTTTGCAAGCAATTGTGAGGACTTACTGGTATAATATGCCTATATTAGAAACAATAGCCTATCCACGTATACACCATCAGTTACTGCCCGACCACGTCGAAGTGGAAAGTTTCTCTATGGTTGGTAAATCTGCACTGCATACCTTAAAGGAAATGGGATATACGATGAAAGAAGTATTTCCCAAGAGCGTTGTTAACGCTATACGCAATGTAAGGGGGGAATGGCATGCGGTAAGTGACTATTggagaaaaagaggaaTCTCCTCCGTATATTGA